A section of the Lynx canadensis isolate LIC74 chromosome A1, mLynCan4.pri.v2, whole genome shotgun sequence genome encodes:
- the LOC115500118 gene encoding olfactory receptor 2T4-like, with translation MEKTNWVANYTVRSDFILVGIFSESKHPALLCLVIFVAFLMALTGNTILILLIHSDAYLHTPMYFFISQLSLMDIMYISVTVPKMLMDQVMGMNKISTTECGIQMFLYVTLAGSEFFLLASMAYDRYVAICHPLRYPVLMNPRVFLLLASGCWFLGSVDGFLFTPITMTFPFCRSREIHHFFCEVPAVLKLSCSDTSIYEIFMYLCCVLMLLIPVTVISGSYYFILITIHRMNSAEGQKKAFATCSSHMTVVILFYGAAIYTYMLPKSYHTPEKDMMVSVFYTILTPVLNPLIYSLRNKDVMGALKKMWNVERVFHET, from the coding sequence ATGGAGAAAACCAACTGGGTGGCTAACTACACTGTGAGGTCAGATTTCATCCTGGTGGGAATCTTCAGTGAATCCAAACACCCAGCTCTCCTTTGTTTGGTGATTTTTGTGGCTTTCCTGATGGCCTTGACTGGAAACACCATCCTGATCCTACTGATACATTCTGATGCCtacctccacacccccatgtactttttCATCAGCCAGCTGTCTCTCATGGACATAATGTACATTTCTGTTACTGTGCCGAAGATGCTCATGGACCAAGTCATGGGTATGAACAAGATCTCAACCACAGAATGTGGGATACAGATGTTTCTCTATGTGACATTAGCAggttcagaattttttcttctagcctctatggcctatgaccgctatgtaGCCATCTGCCATCCCCTCCGTTACCCAGTCCTCATGAACCCTAGGGTGTTTCTCCTTCTAGCATCTGGCTGCTGGTTCCTGGGTTCAGTGGATGGCTTCTTGTTCACTCCCATCACCATGACCTTCCCCTTCTGCAGATCTCGGGAGATCCATCATTTCTTCTGTGAAGTCCCAGCGGTGTTGAAACTCTCTTGTTCAGACACCTCCATCTATGAGATTTTCATGTACTTGTGCTGTGTCCTCATGCTTCTCATTCCTGTGACAGTCATTTCAGGATCCTACTACTTTATCCTCATCACCATCCATAGGATGAACTCAGCAGAAGGCCAAAAGAAAGCCTTTGCCACTTGTTCTTCCCACATGACTGTGGTCATCCTCTTCTATGGGGCTGCCATTTATACTTACATGCTCCCCAAGTCCTACCATACACCTGAGAAGGACATGATGGTATCTGTCTTTTACACAATACTCACTCCTGTGCTCAACCCTTTGATCTATAGTCTAAGAAATAAGGATGTTATGGGGGCTCTGAAGAAAATGTGGAATGTGGAACGTGTCTTTCACGaaacttaa